DNA from Nitrospina gracilis Nb-211:
AGGCACTGCCACGAAGGATTCAATCCGGTGGGAGCATGGCGAGTTTAGCACACGGCAGGTAGGGAATCAAACGGCCGAAAAGCCGGAGTCGCGCGAAACGGATGCCCGCGCAGGGCCGGGAAACCCGCATGGAACCCGGCCTGGGAAGCCGGGTTCCTGATTCAATCTCTAAACAACGTTTCGTTATTTTTTCTGAGTGGCGCGCTTCAGCGCTTCCACCAGCACGGGCCTCCGGTCTTCCACGTCCGTGTTCTCCTGCTGGTAAAAATTGAGCACGCAGTTGATGTAGGAAATCGATCCTTCCGGCCAGCCGAGAGACAGGCACCCGGTGCCGTACTTGTTGTTGATCTTCCGCGCTTCGCCCATCGCGTTGTCCACGTCTTCCGGATTGACCGGCGTCGTGGCGCAACCCACCATTCCCAGAAACAAAACCGCGCATATCCAGTGTCTCATGTGCCCTCGCTTTCCTTTAACCAAAGAGAACGTTGTTGGTGATCCCGGTAAGGTTTTGTTCTATACCATGCCGACGGGGTTGTTGTAAACGGCGGGGCGCTGGTCCGGACGGACGTGTAGCTGCGTCAGCTCGTTGGTGCCGAAGTGGTCCACATACAAAAAGATGTACTCCCGCACCGCCGTACGCAGGTCCCACTTGGGGTCGTGGTCGCGCTCGAACTCGTCGAACACCTCAAGCGCTTCCTGGATGCTCAACCCGTCATCGACGGTGAAGTAATAGTCGAGGGCAAGGTCCCACTCCGGATTCTTGTACGCGGTCACGCCGTATTTTCCCGGCTCCATGGCCACCGGGCTGAAGCGGCCGAGAACGAAGGTCATGAACCCGAGCGAATGGATGTGATCGCGGTTTTCGTGGCAGAAGCGCTTGCTGTCTTCCGCCTCGCCCGCGGTCTCTCCGGGAAAGCCGAAGAACCCCATGATGTGGTTCCAGATGCCGAACTTCGATGACATGCGCAGGTTGGTGCGGATGGCATCCAGGTTCGTCGCCTTGTCCATGAGGTCAAGCACGCGCTTGTTGCCGGATTCGTAACCGAAATGCAGGTAACGGCACCCGGACTTCGCCGCGTCGTCCCACACCTCTTCATCCAGCAGGCTTTCCTCAAAACGCATGTGCGTCGTCCACGCGATGTCGATCTTGTTGTCGATGAGCGATTTGGACAGTTTGCGGAACAGCGCGGGGGGATACGACTCGTCGGTGAAGTGAAAATGCCGGTTGCCGTATTTGTTCTGGAGAAATTGAATTTCCTCGGTGATCTGCGCGATCTGCTTGGTCCGGTAGCCCTCGACGTATCCCTGAAAGTGATCGCAGAAGGTGCACCGTCCCCAGTAACAGCCGCGCGTCGCCAGGTACGGCAGGATGAGGCGCGGTACAAAGTATTTCTCCAGCGGCAGGCCGTCGAAATCCGGCGGCGGCAGTTTGTCCATGTTCTCCGCGAACACGTCCTGATTCTTCTGCAGGCCGTGTTCGGTTCTGCAGATGAGATTCGGCAGGTGGGTGAGGTCCGTCTCGCCCGCTTCCAGCGCGTTGACCAGTTTCAGGAACGCGCTTTCGCCTTCGTACAGCACCGCCGTGTCCACGTACTGAAACAGGCCGCCTTTCTCCATGAGCGCGTCGCGCAGGCGGGTGACGATATTGCCGCCGATGGTGATGTGCGTGTCCGGCGCCTGCTCCTTGATCATCTTGGCAAAGGTGAACGTGGAGATGAGCTGCTTCTGCTGGACAATGGAGATGCCCACCACGTCCGGTTTTTCCTGCTCTATGACATCCGCAAGTAGGAACCGGTACACATCGCGATATACATTAATTTGAGTGTCGTCCAGCGCTTCCAGGATTTCCGACGACATGAACGGCTTGTAAACCAGTTCCGTCTCGATGGGCGGAAAACAGATTTGCGCCGGATAATAACCGAGACTGATATAAGCCATCGTCGCATGCAGGATATGACTGGCCCATTCCAGGTTGCCGATTTCGTAGAAATCGTCACAACGCAGGATACGCTTGGCTTCGGTGGCGTCGCGGATGAGGGCCTGCAAGCTGGGCTCGTCCCATGCCCTCAACTGCTCACGGAGTGCGCTTTCTTCTTCGTCCAGGGCGCGCTGATCCGCCACCACCTGCAAGTGGCGGAGCTCGAAATCGATGCGGTTCTTAACGTGGCGCAGGAACCGCTCGCTGAACATCAGGTCGTACATATCGACATTGATGTCGCGCTGGATGACCTCGTGCCCGGCCGGTCGCAGGACGGAGGTCAGGGCAGGCAGGCTCAGGTAGGGCTCCGAGGGAAGCCAGTCCGGAGGAAATATAAGAAGTACCTTCATAATACGTTAAGCTCCCGTCCGATCTGAGATCATAATCACAGAGTGGTCTGCCTTGCGTGAATTTCATCATATCATTTTTCCCCCTACGATCCCATGCCTTCCATTATTTTTGATACGACATGAGGATTCTCCCGACCCACCCTCCGCACGCGCCACAAAATCCGTTGACATCAGGGGGTGGCTCCGTATAATCCCTTAAAATTCCAATATTCAAGAGAGTTACAGGATTTGTGCCCGGGTTGGATGGGGGCCGCTCCCCCGGACAACAGACGGGCATTTTAATCTTGAGAACCTCTTGTCCGGTCCAACTGTCACCGGTCAGCAAAGCTGGAATTTCGGGGGTGCCCACCGGCGCCTGGAAAGTGATACTCTGGGTCATTACTCAAAAAGGAGGGCCCTTCGGGCCCGTAATTTCAAAATGAGGTTTTGCATGACACCAACACTCCGAACCGCCTTTTATGCCAGCCTCTGGATACTGGCGGCCGTTTTTCTGATGCCTTCCGCGGGAGAGGCAAAACTCGGCAAGCCCCAAAAGGCGACCACCGTCTCCATATCGCTGGTTGATGGAATCGCCGTGGCGCCCAACGGGGACGTTTATATTTCCCGCCGCTCACACAACATCGTCAGTAAGATCGACAAAAACGGCATGCTCACCAACGTCGTCGGCACCGGCGTCTCCGGTTACAGCGGCGACAACGGCCCGGCCTCCCAAGCGACGCTGAAAGTTCCGGCCGGTCTCACCTTCGACAAGGAAGGCAACCTGTACATTGCCGACCGCGAAAACCACGTCGTGCGCAAGGTGGACACCAGCGGCACTATCACCACCTACGCGGGCACCGGGGAAGCGGGGTACAGCGGCGACAACGGTCCCGCCACCCAGGCCAAACTGAATCTGCCTTCGGACATGGCGGTGGACGGTCAGGGCAACCTGTTCATCTCCGACCGCTCCAACAACGTGATCCGCAAAGTGGATCGCAACGGCACCATCACCACCTACGCCGGAACGGGCAATGAGGGTTACAACGGCGACAACATGCCCGCCCTGCGCACCAACCTGGACAAACCGTTCGGGCTGGCGGTGGACAAACAGGGCAACCTGTACATCGCCGACCGCGGCAACAACCGCGTCCGCAAGGTGGACGCGGAATCGGGACTGATGACCACCATCGCGGGTGATGGCGGATTTTTCTTCATCGGGGACAACGGCCCCGCCTATCGGGCGAGCATCGCAGGTCCGACGGACGTGGCCGTTGACGATGAAGGGAACGTGTACATCGCCGACCGCAACAACAACCGCATCCGCAAGGTCAATGCGCTGGGCATGATCCGCACTGTCATGGGCACGGGCCAGCAGGATTACAATGGCGACGCGGAAGTGGCGCGTGAAACCAACCTGCACCTGCCCTTCGGCGTGGAGATCGATAACAACGGCGACCTGCTGGTGATCGACCGCTCGCACTACCGCATCCGCAAGATGTATCAGAAGGGAAGCCGCGTGGAGACCGTCGCCGGCAACGGTGTGAAGAACTTCGCAGGCGACAACGGTCCCGCCACCGGAGCCAACCTGGAATTCCCTCACGGCATCGTGGTGGACAAGCAGGACAATGTGATCTTCGCGGACAAGGGGCATTACCGTATCCGCAAGATCGACCAGGATGGCATCATCACCACCATCGTGGGTAACGGCATCCGCGGTAACATCGGGGACAACGGCCCGGCGCTCGAAGCTTCGGTCTTCCCCACCATCCTTGAGCTGAACCACAAGGATGAAATCTTTTTCCAGAGCCCCAGCGGATTTGTCAGCCTCATCCGCAAAGTCGACAACAACGGAATCATCAGCCTGTATATTTCCACCGGC
Protein-coding regions in this window:
- a CDS encoding NHL domain-containing protein codes for the protein MTPTLRTAFYASLWILAAVFLMPSAGEAKLGKPQKATTVSISLVDGIAVAPNGDVYISRRSHNIVSKIDKNGMLTNVVGTGVSGYSGDNGPASQATLKVPAGLTFDKEGNLYIADRENHVVRKVDTSGTITTYAGTGEAGYSGDNGPATQAKLNLPSDMAVDGQGNLFISDRSNNVIRKVDRNGTITTYAGTGNEGYNGDNMPALRTNLDKPFGLAVDKQGNLYIADRGNNRVRKVDAESGLMTTIAGDGGFFFIGDNGPAYRASIAGPTDVAVDDEGNVYIADRNNNRIRKVNALGMIRTVMGTGQQDYNGDAEVARETNLHLPFGVEIDNNGDLLVIDRSHYRIRKMYQKGSRVETVAGNGVKNFAGDNGPATGANLEFPHGIVVDKQDNVIFADKGHYRIRKIDQDGIITTIVGNGIRGNIGDNGPALEASVFPTILELNHKDEIFFQSPSGFVSLIRKVDNNGIISLYISTGDQDYQEAIMQAGYTGRSSHSEITIITQFSGLAFDKKGNLFVSDRINHQIRKVTPDGKIVTIAGNGSSDYTGDGGPAKDASFRDPQSLTMDKEGNLYIGDTANNVVRKIDKNGIVTTFAGNGSHEYSGNGGPALKAGFKMIGDIKFSPSGELYIVETNNNTVRKITRDGIVEHVAGRPGVAGLFGDGGPAKEAMLKQPACIDFDSKGNLYITDMGNNRIRKVDTNGIITTLAGRGSYGWGYEGEEVNIYFQNFP
- a CDS encoding B12-binding domain-containing radical SAM protein; this encodes MKVLLIFPPDWLPSEPYLSLPALTSVLRPAGHEVIQRDINVDMYDLMFSERFLRHVKNRIDFELRHLQVVADQRALDEEESALREQLRAWDEPSLQALIRDATEAKRILRCDDFYEIGNLEWASHILHATMAYISLGYYPAQICFPPIETELVYKPFMSSEILEALDDTQINVYRDVYRFLLADVIEQEKPDVVGISIVQQKQLISTFTFAKMIKEQAPDTHITIGGNIVTRLRDALMEKGGLFQYVDTAVLYEGESAFLKLVNALEAGETDLTHLPNLICRTEHGLQKNQDVFAENMDKLPPPDFDGLPLEKYFVPRLILPYLATRGCYWGRCTFCDHFQGYVEGYRTKQIAQITEEIQFLQNKYGNRHFHFTDESYPPALFRKLSKSLIDNKIDIAWTTHMRFEESLLDEEVWDDAAKSGCRYLHFGYESGNKRVLDLMDKATNLDAIRTNLRMSSKFGIWNHIMGFFGFPGETAGEAEDSKRFCHENRDHIHSLGFMTFVLGRFSPVAMEPGKYGVTAYKNPEWDLALDYYFTVDDGLSIQEALEVFDEFERDHDPKWDLRTAVREYIFLYVDHFGTNELTQLHVRPDQRPAVYNNPVGMV